A stretch of Arachis hypogaea cultivar Tifrunner chromosome 15, arahy.Tifrunner.gnm2.J5K5, whole genome shotgun sequence DNA encodes these proteins:
- the LOC112751402 gene encoding phosphoenolpyruvate/phosphate translocator 2, chloroplastic isoform X1, which produces MSPCCSSLSHLISANLTTMHTIPMISHSIAISKFPHPFSSSSLPLRLSFTINGGGGGGPFLSYPSQKLPPFPISAPKIQSFKVLAAASVPEAKSDEPIKPAGLIQILQLGAMFGTWYLLNIYFNIYNKQVLKVYPFPATVTAFQFGFASLMINLIWSLNLHPRPNITRSQLVAILPLVVAHTMGNLLTNISLGKVAVSFTHTIKAMEPFFTVVLSSLFLGETPTFAVVSSLVPIVGGVALASMTEVSFNWIGFATAMASNLTNQSRNVLSKKLMVNEEETLDNINLYSLITIISFILLVPFTIFLEGVKFTPSYLQSAACQGLNVRELCVRSVLAAFCFHAYQQVSYGILQMVSPVSHSVGNCVKRVVVIASSVIFFQIPLSPLNTLGTGVALLGVFLYSRVKQIKPKPQTKAA; this is translated from the exons ATGTCTCCTTGTTGTTCTTCTCTCTCTCACTTGATCTCTGCAAACCTCACAACAATGCATACCATTCCCATGATTTCACACTCCATAGCCATATCCAAGTTTCCTCAcccattttcttcttcctctttaccACTCCGTCTCAGTTTCACCATTAatggtggaggaggaggaggacccTTCTTATCATACCCATCACAAAAGTTACCTCCTTTCCCCATTTCAGCTCCAAAAATTCAATCTTTCAAGGTCCTTGCTGCTGCTTCTGTTCCTGAAGCTAAGAGTGATGAACCTATCAAACCAGCTGGTTTAATTCAAATCCTTCAGCTTGGAGCCATGTTCGGAACTTGGTACCTCTTGAACATTTACTTCAACATCTACAACAAACAG GTTCTAAAAGTCTATCCATTTCCAGCAACAGTTACAGCATTTCAATTTGGCTTTGCTTCATTGATGATTAACTTAATCTGGAGTCTTAATCTTCATCCCAGACCAAACATAACTCGTTCACAG CTTGTAGCAATTCTTCCACTGGTTGTGGCTCACACCATGGGGAATCTTCTAACCAACATTAGTCTTGGAAAGGTTGCTGTATCTTTCACACACACAATTAAAGCTATGGAGCCATTTTTCACTGTTGTTCTTTCCTCCCTCTTCCTTGGTGAG ACGCCGACTTTTGCGGTAGTTTCTTCTCTTGTACCGATAGTAGGAGGAGTAGCACTGGCATCAATGACTGAAGTATCCTTCAATTG GATTGGCTTTGCTACTGCTATGGCATCTAACCTTACTAACCAGTCGCGGAACGTTTTGAGCAAAAAACTCATGGTCAATGAAGAG GAAACTTTGGACAATATCAACCTCTACTCTTTGATAACCATCATTTCCTTTATCCTTTTGGTTCCATTTACTATATTCTTGGAGGGTGTCAAGTTTACTCCGTCGTACCTGCAATCTGCT GCATGCCAAGGATTGAATGTTAGAGAGCTATGTGTGAGATCGGTTTTGGCGGCGTTCTGCTTCCATGCATACCAGCAG GTATCTTATGGAATATTACAAATGGTGTCACCTGTGAGCCACTCAGTAGGGAACTGTGTGAAGCGCGTCGTTGTCATCGCCTCCTCGGTTATCTTCTTCCAAATTCCTCTCTCGCCACTCAACACGCTCG
- the LOC112751403 gene encoding isocitrate dehydrogenase [NADP]: MFRAALRFTATTGATSAATTTTTTMFSTSYSTAIRNPTSLFLPSPRLFRPLFSPNTISFSSPINRVSLRCYASSHRIQVCNPIVEMDGDEMTRVIWKMIKDKLIFPYLDLDVKYFDLGILNRDATDDRVTVESAEATLKYNVAVKCATITPDETRVKEFGLKSMWRSPNGTIRNILNGTVFREPIICCNIPRIVPGWKKPICIGRHAFGDQYRATDTVINGAGKLKLVFVPEDGESPMELDVFDFKGPGVALAMYNVDESIRAFAESSMSLAFSKRWPLYLSTKNTILKKYDGRFKDIFQEVYEERWKQKFEEHSIWYEHRLIDDMVAYALKSEGGYVWACKNYDGDVQSDLLAQGFGSLGLMTSVLLSSDGKTLEAEAAHGTVTRHFRLHQKGQETSTNSIASIFAWTRGLEHRAKLDNNEKLQDFTRKLETACVETVESGKMTKDLALLSHGPKVTREYYLNTEEFIDAVAQNLENKLREPAMV, translated from the exons ATGTTCAGAGCAGCCCTTCGATTCACCGCCACCACCGGCGCCACCTCCGCcgccacaaccaccaccaccaccatgttCTCCACTTCTTATTCCACAGCCATCAGAAACCCTACGTCCCTCTTCCTTCCTTCTCCGCGCCTCTTCCGCCCCCTTTTTTCTCCCAACAccatctccttctcttctccCATCAATCGCGTTTCGCTTCGATGTTACGCTTCCTCTCACAGAATCCAAGTTTGCAATCCCATTGTTGAAATGGACG GTGATGAGATGACGAGGGTTATATGGAAGATGATAAAGGATAAA CTTATATTTCCCTATTTGGATTTAGACGTAAAGTATTTTGATTTGGGGATTCTGAATCGTGATGCTACAGATGACAGAGTCACCGTTGAAAGCGCAGAAGCCACTCTAAA GTACAATGTTGCCGTGAAATGTGCAACTATAACTCCTG ATGAGACCCGGGTCAAAGAATTTGGATTGAAGTCTATGTGGAGAAGCCCCAATGGCACAATTAGGAATATTTTAAATG GTACTGTTTTCCGTGAACCCATAATATGCTGCAACATACCAAGAATTGTTCCAG GTTGGAAAAAACCCATTTGTATTGGTAGGCATGCTTTTGGTGATCAGTATCGGGCCACTGATACTGTAATTAATGGAGCTGGGAAGCTGAAGTTGGTATTTG TCCCTGAAGATGGTGAGAGTCCAATGGAACTAGATGTTTTCGATTTCAAAGGCCCAGGTGTAGCACTTGCTATGTATAATGTTGATGAG tCTATTCGAGCGTTTGCTGAATCATCAATGTCCCTGGCATTTTCAAAGAGGTGGCCACTTTACTTGAGTACCAAGAATACAATTCTCAAGAAATATGATGGCAG ATTTAAAGATATATTCCAGGAGGTGTATGAAGAAAGATGGAAGCAAAAATTTGAAGAACATTCGATATG GTATGAGCATAGGCTAATTGATGATATGGTGGCATATGCACTCAAAAGTGAAGGCGGATATGTTTGGGCTTGCAAGAATTATGATGGTGACGTCCAAAGTGATTTACTTGCCCAAG GATTTGGGTCATTGGGTCTTATGACTTCTGTCTTG CTATCTTCTGATGGCAAGACATTAGAAGCTGAGGCAGCTCATGGAACTGTCACTAGACATTTCCGTCTTCATCAAAAGGGACAAGAAACTAGTACAAACAGTATTGCCTCCATATTTGCATGGACACGAGGACTGGAACACAG GGCCAAACTAGATAATAACGAGAAGTTACAAGATTTTACTCGAAAGTTGGAGACTGCGTGTGTTGAAACCGTGGAGTCAGGAAAGATGACGAAAGATCTCGCACTTCTGAGTCATGGCCCTAA GGTGACAAGGGAATATTACTTGAACACCGAGGAATTTATTGATGCCGTGGCACAAAACCTTGAGAACAAACTCCGAGAGCCGGCAATGGTCTGA
- the LOC112751404 gene encoding polyribonucleotide nucleotidyltransferase 2, mitochondrial: MASLLRVRSRARPNPLFLRTLPTFLHLRRTLCSATQSQPDPDSPPTTTKVLESFKEEFEVGSRLITLESGKVARFANGAVVLGLDGTNVLSTVCSARGDAVRDFLPLTVDYQEKQFAQGVIPTTYMRREGAPKERELLCGRIIDRPIRPLFPPGFYHEVQVMASVLSSDGNQDPDVLAANATSAALMLSDIPWGGPIGMIRIGRICGQFIINPTMDELSVSDLNLIYACTRDKTLMIDVQAREISEKDLEAGIRLAHPEAIKYIEPQIRLAAKAGKSKKEYRLSMLSDRTMEKVSSMAAAPIEAVFTDPSYGKFERGEALDGITQDVKRVLEEEGDEESLKVLPKAVDTVRKKVVRKRIIAEGFRVDGRRLDEVRPLCCEAGIYSVLHGSSLFNRGETQVLCTVTLGAPTDAQRLDSLVGPPTKRFMLHYSFPPHCINEVGKRGGLNRREVGHGTLAEKALLAVLPPEDDFPYTVRVNSEVMASDGSTSMATVCGGSMALMDAGIPVREHVAGVSVGLISEVDPSTGEIADYRILTDILGLEDHLGDMDFKIAGTRKGVTAIQLDIKPAGIPVDIICECLEPARKARLQILDHMEQEISAPRNKDDSTTPRLATLKYSNDAIRRLIGPMGALKRKMEEETGARMSVGDGTLTIVAKNQAVMDKLLEKIDFIVGREIEVGGIYKGVVTSIKEYGAFVEFNGGQQGLLHISELSHEPVSRVADIVSIGQQLSLMCIGQDVRGNIKLSLKAVKPRPGGSETDDVGEVSVASAKETAKIWAPVGDESKAEEQQNSASDFPIGKNELGEAKPATSQVPVFLIRSAEECGDEKSTSSNLTSEDTPKNKRREPIHKSKSRQSQDVMDASSLHSGPFPRTNAKKSKNLKQKKSSSHLEECEKEAEDKEAVTAKQLKIGTKVTSKVHQIRSHGLVLDLGGGLKGMYRFEENSDKRNFKIGEEIRVACSSFSSKGIPVMTMVDED; this comes from the exons ATGGCGTCCCTGCTGAGAGTGAGGTCAAGGGCGAGGCCCAACCCTCTCTTCCTCCGCACTCTCCCCACTTTCCTCCACCTCCGTCGCACCCTCTGCTCCGCCACCCAGTCCCAACCCGACCCTGACTCACCGCCAACAACCACCAAGGTCCTGGAATCCTTCAAGGAGGAATTCGAAGTAGGGTCCCGCCTCATCACTCTCGAGAGCGGCAAGGTCGCACGCTTCGCAAACGGCGCCGTCGTTTTGGGCTTGGACGGCACCAACGTCCTCTCCACCGTCTGCTCCGCCAGGGGCGACGCCGTTCGCGATTTCTTGCCCCTCACT GTGGATTACCAAGAAAAGCAGTTTGCCCAAGGTGTGATTCCAACAACATATATGCGTAGGGAAGGTGCCCCAAAGGAACGTGAACTATTGTGTGGTCGGATCATTGACCGTCCAATTCGGCCATTATTCCCGCCTGGGTTTTACCATGAGGTTCAG GTTATGGCAAGTGTTCTTTCTTCTGATGGAAATCAAGATCCAGATGTACTAGCAGCTAATGCAACATCTGCTGCTCTTATGTTATCAGATATTCCTTGGGGTGGTCCCATAGGAATGATTCGTATTGGGAGGATATGTGGGCAATTCATTATAAATCCTACTATGGATGAg TTAAGTGTAAGTGATCTTAATTTGATATATGCATGTACAAGGGACAAAACTTTGATGATCGATGTACAAGCCCGTGAGATTTCTGAGAAAGATCTAGAAGCTGGGATAAGATTGGCTCATCCTGAG GCAATTAAGTATATTGAACCTCAGATCAGGCTTGCTGCAAAAGCTGGTAAATCTAAGAAAGAATACAGACTTTCTATGTTGTCTGACAGAACAATGGAGAAAGTTAGCAGCATGGCAGCAGCGCCTATTGAAGCTGTTTTTACTGATCCTAGTTATGGAAAG TTTGAGCGTGGAGAAGCATTGGATGGTATTACACAAGATGTAAAGAGGGTGCTTGAGGAAGAAGGTGATGAAGAGAGCTTAAAAGTTTTGCCGAAGGCAGTAGACACAGTGAGGAAGAAG GTTGTCCGTAAAAGAATTATTGCAGAAGGATTCAGAGTTGATGGAAGACGGTTGGATGAAGTTAGGCCTTTATGTTGTGAAGCTGGAATTTATTCCGTATTGCATGGATCTTCACTTTTTAACCGTGGAGAAACACAG GTCCTCTGTACAGTAACACTTGGAGCACCTACAGATGCTCAAAGATTGGACTCTTTAGTTGGTCCTCCAACAAAGCGATTCATGCTTCACTACAGTTTTCCACCTCATTGCATTAATGAAGTTGGTAAACGTGGTGGTCTGAACAGGCGTGAAGTTGGGCATG gAACTCTTGCTGAGAAAGCCCTTCTTGCTGTTTTGCCTCCCGAAGATGATTTTCCCTATACTGTTCGTGTCAACTCAGAAGTCATGGCTTCAGATGGTTCAACATCAATGGCAACAGTATGTGGAG GTAGCATGGCTCTTATGGATGCTGGCATTCCAGTACGTGAACATGTTGCTGGTGTTTCTGTGGGTCTTATCAGTGAAGTTGATCCATCCACTGGTGAAATAGCGGATTATCGTATATTGACTGATATTCTG ggCTTGGAAGACCACTTGGGTGACATGGACTTCAAGATTGCTGGAACTCGAAAAGGAGTTACTGCTATTCAGTTGGACATAAAACCAGCTGGAATTCCTGTAGATATCATATGTGAATGTTTAGAACCTGCTCGTAAAGCTCGCCTTCAAATTCTTGATCACATGGAACAGGAAATTAGTGCACCTCGTAACAAGGATGACAGTACTACGCCACGATTAG CCACCTTAAAGTACAGCAATGATGCTATTCGTCGCCTAATTGGGCCAATGGGTGCTCTAAAGAGAAAAATGGAAGAGGAAACAG GTGCACGGATGTCTGTAGGCGATGGAACGCTTACAATAGTTGCTAAAAATCAGGCTGTAATGGACAAATTACTGGAGAAG ATTGATTTTATAGTAGGCCGTGAAATTGAAGTTGGAGGAATCTACAAAGGTGTTGTCACCTCTATAAAAGAATATGGAGCTTTTGTGGAGTTTAATGGTGGCCAGCAAGGGCTTCTCCACATTTCTGAGTTGTCACATGAGCCG GTTTCTCGAGTTGCAGATATAGTCTCTATTGGCCAGCAGCTTTCTTTGATGTGCATAGGCCAAGATGTTCGTGGTAACATTAAATTATCCCTTAAGGCAGTTAAGCCTCGTCCCGGAGGATCAGAGACTGATGATGTAGGTGAAGTATCTGTGGCATCTGCAAAAGAAACAGCCAAAATTTGGGCACCGGTTGGGGATGAATCTAAAGCAGAAGAGCAACAAAATTCTGCCTCTGATTTTCCGATAGGCAAAAATGAATTAGGTGAGGCGAAGCCAGCTACCTCCCAAGTACCAGTATTTTTAATACGTAGTGCTGAAGAGTGTGGGGATGAGAAGTCTACCAGCTCAAATCTGACATCAGAGGATAcccccaaaaataaaaggagagaACCAATTCACAAGTCAAAATCTCGTCAATCTCAAGATGTGATGGATGCTTCATCTTTGCATTCAGGTCCCTTCCCACGTACTAATGCTAAGAAGTCAAAAAATCTGAAGCAGAAAAAGTCTAGTTCGCATTTGGAGGAGTGTGAGAAGGAAGCTGAAGATAAGGAAGCGGTAACTGCAAAACAACTGAAAATTGGAACTAAAGTTACTTCCAAAGTGCATCAAATTCGTTCACACGGGTTGGTATTGGATTTGGGTGGAGGACTTAAAGGAATGTACCGATTTGAG GAGAATAGTGATAAAAGGAACTTTAAGATAGGTGAGGAGATCAGAGTAGCATGCTCAAGCTTTTCTAGCAAGGGGATTCCAGTAATGACTATGGTGGATGAAGACTAA
- the LOC112751405 gene encoding uncharacterized protein, which yields MMGHVSKFVQIFRLSPISRFNQHLFFTTTTSYKFSKLKLDIVKTQLALKLKNSLQQQPGKPFFHSHGFNLNVPANFLRKNNRFSGSYLSIGSILGVSIASASVIAHAMDAGDALVDDPSDNSQDVSEEEEIVHHFLKFTRKFWLPVLFFLTVLTNLDDPIMILFVKVTLFLLSTKPNPFSVYIFVDQLCEQSMRQDTRFFKKKPYASKVEVHDYKLLCLAAVEVRDQKFTLVGILGTWWSLPHLPTWEAISLVKNRVGSIFVKPTENYHYHTQLPELC from the exons ATGATGGGTCATGTTTCAAAGTTTGTTCAAATATTCAGACTCTCTCCAATCTCTCGTTTCAACCAACACTTGTTCTTCACTACCACTACCA GTTACAAGTTCAGCAAATTGAAATTGGATATTGTGAAAACACAATTGGCGCTAAAACTGAAGAACAGCCTTCAACAACAACCAGGGAAACCCTTTTTTCATTCCCATGGCTTCAATCTCAATGTCCCAGCTAACTTCCTGCGTAAAAATAATCGCTTTTCTG GCAGTTACTTGAGCATTGGAAGCATATTAGGAGTGTCAATTGCATCAGCATCAGTTATAGCTCATGCCATGGATG CTGGGGATGCTTTGGTGGATGATCCTTCTGATAACTCACAGGATGTTTCTGAGGAGGAAGAAATTGTGCACCACTTTTTGAAATTCACTAGGAAATTCTGGCTTcctgttcttttctttcttacagTGTTGACGAACTTGGATGATCCGATTATGATCTTGTTTGTCAAAGTTACCTTGTTTCTCCTAAGCACCAAGCCCAATCCTTTCTCTGTCTATATTTTTGTTGATCAG CTGTGCGAACAATCCATGCGTCAAGATACTCGTTTTTTCAAGAAAAAG CCGTATGCCAGCAAAGTTGAAGTTCATGACTATAAGCTTCTATGCCTGGCTGCTGTGGAAGTAAGAGATCAAAAGTTCACTTTGGTTGGAATTCTTGGTACTTGGTGGTCATTGCCTCATTTACCAACTTGGGAAGCAATTTCTTTAGTTAAGAATAGAGTTGGAAGCATCTTTGTGAAACCAACTGAGAACTATCACTATCATACTCAATTACCTGAATTGTGCTGA